A window from Pleuronectes platessa chromosome 6, fPlePla1.1, whole genome shotgun sequence encodes these proteins:
- the tmcc1a gene encoding transmembrane and coiled-coil domains protein 1 isoform X3 — MHWEQFIRLTNGKIDRLEVSGLGQTPLAVSYGADGSYPVGEDSTPDPQRTKQAIAQLQQKILKLTEQIKIEQTARDDNVAEYLKLANNADKQQSTRIKQVFEKKNQKSAQTIQQLQRKLEHYHRKLREVEHNGIPRQPKDVLRDMQQGLKGVGARVTGFSEGVVDSVKGGLSSISHATHSAAGAVVSKPREIASLIRHKFGSTEDIPSLKDSLDDPTLDEGVTGAGGRSLGSSGHHLQSSPKYGSEEDCSSATSGSAGANSTTGAPGGPPSSKGNTLERSQSSSLDMLLQEVQDLREGQVRLEEGLDSLKSHYQRDYTVVMQALQEERFRCERLEEQLNDLTELHQNEILNLKQELASMEEKIAYQSYERARDIQEALEACQTRISKMELQQQQQQVVQLEGLENATARTLLGKLINVLLALMAVLLVFVSTVANCVVPLMKTRSRSLSTLLLILLLAFLWRNWDALSGYTHRALQPPG; from the exons ATGCACTGGGAACAATTTATCCGTTTGACCAATGGGAAG ATCGACCGGCTGGAGGTGAGTGGGCTGGGCCAAACGCCACTTGCTGTGTCTTACGGGGCAGACGGTTCCTACCCAGTGGGCGAGGATAGCACCCCAGACCCGCAGCGCACCAAGCAGGCCATcgcccagctgcagcagaaaatcCTCAAGCTTACAGAGCAGATTAAGATCGAGCAGACGGCGCGGGATGACAACGTTGCTGAGTACCTCAAACTGGCCAACAACGCCGACAAACAGCAAAGCACACGCATAAAACAG GTTTTTGAGAAAAAGAACCAAAAGTCGGCGCAGAccatccagcagctgcagaggaaactggAGCACTACCACCGGAAGCTGCGGGAGGTGGAGCACAATGGTATCCCCCGGCAGCCCAAGGATGTTCTGCGAGACATGCAGCAAGGACTGAAGGGTGTCGGAGCAAGAGTCACAGGCTTTAGTGAAGGGGTGGTTGACAGCGTCAAGGGCGGCCTGTCCAGCATCTCCCACGCCACTCACTCTGCTGCAGGGGCCGTCGTTTCCAAACCTCGAGAGATCGCCTCGCTGATTCGCCACAAATTCGGAAGCACTGAAGACATCCCCTCCCTCAAAGACTCTCTGGACGACCCCACGCTGGATGAAGGCGTGACAGGGGCAGGCGGACGTTCCCTGGGCAGCTCCGGGCATCACCTCCAGTCAAGTCCCAAGTACGGCAGCGAGGAAGACTGCTCCAGTGCAACGTCGGGCTCAGCTGGAGCCAACAGCACGACGGGGGCACCCGGGGGCCCGCCCAGTTCCAAGGGTAACACACTGGAGAGGAGTCAGAGCTCGAGCCTAgacatgctgctgcaggaggtgcaGGATCTGAGGGAGGGCCAGGTCCGGCTAGAGGAGGGCCTTGACAGCTTGAAGAGCCACTATCAGAGAGACTACACAGTTGTAATGCAAGCACTACAGGAGGAACGCTTCAG gtgtgaacgtctggaggagcagctgaacGACCTGACAGAACTTCACCAGAATGAGATCCTGAACCTCAAACAGGAGCTGGCCAGCATGGAGGAGAAGATCGCCTACCAGTCGTATGAGAGAGCCAGAGACATCCAG gaGGCGTTGGAGGCCTGTCAGACCAGGATCTCGAAGATggagcttcagcagcagcagcagcaggtcgtcCAGTTGGAGGGGCTGGAAAATGCCACGGCCAGGACCCTCCTGGGAAAGCTTATCAATGTGCTGCTGGCCCTTATGGCCGTCCTTCTGGTCTTTGTCTCAACTGTGGCCAACTGTGTGGTCCCCCTGATGAAGACACGCTCGCGGTccctctccaccctcctcctcatcctcctgctgGCCTTCTTGTGGAGGAACTGGGACGCTCTCTCCGGGTACACGCACCGCGCTCTGCAGCCACCGGGATGA
- the tmcc1a gene encoding transmembrane and coiled-coil domains protein 1 isoform X4, with the protein MVQRFSLRRQYSKIDRLEVSGLGQTPLAVSYGADGSYPVGEDSTPDPQRTKQAIAQLQQKILKLTEQIKIEQTARDDNVAEYLKLANNADKQQSTRIKQVFEKKNQKSAQTIQQLQRKLEHYHRKLREVEHNGIPRQPKDVLRDMQQGLKGVGARVTGFSEGVVDSVKGGLSSISHATHSAAGAVVSKPREIASLIRHKFGSTEDIPSLKDSLDDPTLDEGVTGAGGRSLGSSGHHLQSSPKYGSEEDCSSATSGSAGANSTTGAPGGPPSSKGNTLERSQSSSLDMLLQEVQDLREGQVRLEEGLDSLKSHYQRDYTVVMQALQEERFRCERLEEQLNDLTELHQNEILNLKQELASMEEKIAYQSYERARDIQEALEACQTRISKMELQQQQQQVVQLEGLENATARTLLGKLINVLLALMAVLLVFVSTVANCVVPLMKTRSRSLSTLLLILLLAFLWRNWDALSGYTHRALQPPG; encoded by the exons ATCGACCGGCTGGAGGTGAGTGGGCTGGGCCAAACGCCACTTGCTGTGTCTTACGGGGCAGACGGTTCCTACCCAGTGGGCGAGGATAGCACCCCAGACCCGCAGCGCACCAAGCAGGCCATcgcccagctgcagcagaaaatcCTCAAGCTTACAGAGCAGATTAAGATCGAGCAGACGGCGCGGGATGACAACGTTGCTGAGTACCTCAAACTGGCCAACAACGCCGACAAACAGCAAAGCACACGCATAAAACAG GTTTTTGAGAAAAAGAACCAAAAGTCGGCGCAGAccatccagcagctgcagaggaaactggAGCACTACCACCGGAAGCTGCGGGAGGTGGAGCACAATGGTATCCCCCGGCAGCCCAAGGATGTTCTGCGAGACATGCAGCAAGGACTGAAGGGTGTCGGAGCAAGAGTCACAGGCTTTAGTGAAGGGGTGGTTGACAGCGTCAAGGGCGGCCTGTCCAGCATCTCCCACGCCACTCACTCTGCTGCAGGGGCCGTCGTTTCCAAACCTCGAGAGATCGCCTCGCTGATTCGCCACAAATTCGGAAGCACTGAAGACATCCCCTCCCTCAAAGACTCTCTGGACGACCCCACGCTGGATGAAGGCGTGACAGGGGCAGGCGGACGTTCCCTGGGCAGCTCCGGGCATCACCTCCAGTCAAGTCCCAAGTACGGCAGCGAGGAAGACTGCTCCAGTGCAACGTCGGGCTCAGCTGGAGCCAACAGCACGACGGGGGCACCCGGGGGCCCGCCCAGTTCCAAGGGTAACACACTGGAGAGGAGTCAGAGCTCGAGCCTAgacatgctgctgcaggaggtgcaGGATCTGAGGGAGGGCCAGGTCCGGCTAGAGGAGGGCCTTGACAGCTTGAAGAGCCACTATCAGAGAGACTACACAGTTGTAATGCAAGCACTACAGGAGGAACGCTTCAG gtgtgaacgtctggaggagcagctgaacGACCTGACAGAACTTCACCAGAATGAGATCCTGAACCTCAAACAGGAGCTGGCCAGCATGGAGGAGAAGATCGCCTACCAGTCGTATGAGAGAGCCAGAGACATCCAG gaGGCGTTGGAGGCCTGTCAGACCAGGATCTCGAAGATggagcttcagcagcagcagcagcaggtcgtcCAGTTGGAGGGGCTGGAAAATGCCACGGCCAGGACCCTCCTGGGAAAGCTTATCAATGTGCTGCTGGCCCTTATGGCCGTCCTTCTGGTCTTTGTCTCAACTGTGGCCAACTGTGTGGTCCCCCTGATGAAGACACGCTCGCGGTccctctccaccctcctcctcatcctcctgctgGCCTTCTTGTGGAGGAACTGGGACGCTCTCTCCGGGTACACGCACCGCGCTCTGCAGCCACCGGGATGA